The Malus domestica chromosome 10, GDT2T_hap1 nucleotide sequence caatatcGAAGCAACAATCCCCATCACAATGGATTAACTgtccactactagccctcacattttACAAGCAATTCAATATGTATTTCATTGCAACATGCCTATCATACAAATCAAACcatatttcaaatatatatgtCAAATCTCATTTCATAAACATAAATCGATGACTAagtattaaaaataacaattcaatagaaaacatatttataaaaccaagtcatatccacaCAAGATAACAATTACGAAAACAAGGTAATtaccaatatcacatatattaaagtcattCTCATTCCATCACATCAGGCCAAACATATAAATCAACCACACTCTACAACAAGTTCAATacacaagtcaaatcacatAAAATAAACAAGCATATCACAATGTAATACCATCAATATGTAAATCGAGGTGCACATCAATCGAAGAAGACACATCATCATACTGAGCCCAATAAGCTTCATGGAGTCTCAACAACATGCTAAGATCAACAACACACTAGAAAAACTCAGACTAGTTGATTAAAAGCTAACCATCGATTAAGGTTGAGAGTAGGGTCTACAACCCTAGAAATCTAAACCGGAAGATCTGCTTATCAGATTTCTAATATGTAACTTCCTaaagtccacattatgctcctagaacaacatactaaaatttcattacgatccaacaattggatctccgccaatcgcTAAGATTAAGTGGCGGTCAATGTTTAGTTTTccaaacttagaaatccaattcgagaagatccgtatgtcggatttccaatctgtaagttcctattGTCCTCAAATATTTTGTACTATTACTTATTGTTTGGTGTCGATCCAACGATCTGATCGTTAATTCATATAATAATCAAGTGACAGCCAACTAGGCGGTCAATTACGAAACTATGTTAAAACATCggaatttcactaaacggatgtcaaatatggaattggggcatcaaaattagcctaggatgGTCAGGTAGGGCCTCTGATGGCTTCCCCAACtcaccggaaaattcaactatttccaaaaattaccaaatttcacagaaatgaagatctcaatgagtagagcaagttttatacctgtgaACAAGACCAATTTAGCCGGGAAAAGCCCTAATTTCATCCAAACTCgccggaaaccctagaaatgggtggctTCGATCCATCACCTCTGGTGCTCCACCGCCCCTAcaattgtttgggctttgttccaggccTCAAGATGAGTGATTTGGTGGTGGTGACGGTCGACGTAGCTTTCACGGTCGGTGGATTTCTGTTGTGTCACCCCAGATTCGACGAGTTTCGTTCTTCGCTAATTCAAGGCTAAATTGTATGAATTTTGGGGTGGAATTGGTAGAGGAAAGGCTAGGGAGTTGTTTCCAAGTGATGGAAGGCAACGATTCGCCGTGAAACGCCGCGAATGGTGTCGGGTTGGGTCGAGAAGAACACCCGTTcccctcttctttttttttctttttccttttctcatTTTCCCTCATTTTCCCCTCATTTTTTGATTGGGCACTCCCCCACCTTTTTTCGTCCGCAACTCTCTCTTTTCCCCTCTTTCCTGCTGCCAACTGCCAGCTTctaattgtttttttgttttttgtttttttttttactaaaacgTCTCTAATTTCTTCGTTTCAACTCCGATTCACGAACGATTTTCGCCTACGTGTTTATAGGGTCGAGCTTTATCCAATTCTACTTGGTGTGACCCCGCAAGTCCACGAATTTTTAATGATTACTGACAACAATTCAAACTTcgtaattagtttaattaaaatctaaatttaatatagattcccaaaaataatataaaatctccttaatacaaatacgtagttTGCAATAGTGAAATCTCGTTCCTAGATTTCACAGAGAACCATGAGTACGTTTGTCATTTAATCCTTTGTTACATTCCGCCCTGCACGTACCAAACGCGAAACAAAACAACTGTCCCATTTCATCCTGTGCATACCAAACATAGCACGAAAGCTCTATTCCGTTCTGTCCCGTTCCATCCCGTCTTTGTACCAAACGCTACCTAAGCTATTGGGGAGGAAGCTGAAAGGAATGCAAACCAAAGTCAAAATTGTAGCTCCATTTGGCTAGCTAATCTGCAACATTGTTCAATTCCCTGAAAATATGTTTTAGCTCACAATGAGCAATTCTTCTCATTAAATCCCTACAACTCTTCAAAAGGGCAGCAAGGGGGTGAAAAGTATCTTGCACAAATTAGTTCAACAATAATACAGCAGAGAAAGAGTTCATCTCTATGATTAACTTAGATATGCTTTTTTCAATAGCAAGCTGAAGTCCGAAATACAATCCCCAAACTTCAGCTTCTATAATTTGCCCTTGCCTTAGATTAATAGAGAAACCTCCCATACAATCACCATTGTGGTCACAAAGAATTCCTCCAACATCGACCTCGCTCGAAACCATTTTTCTAGAGCCATCTACATTCAACTTAGTGTTATCCAATAAATGCGTTTAAAACATAACATTACATATCTCGCTCAATTATTTGACAATGTTTTAATTTTGATAAACTTTCAAACATGACACGACAAGCTGTGAATGAGATCAAAtatatattcaacaatgttaaACTAAAGGGTTCGGATTAAAATTTCATCCGAACGAACACGTTAGTACACGACACGTTGCACGATCTACGGTGGACCATCCCCCACTTATACATGGGTCAAGGGGTCAACGAACGTaataaaataaccaaaataCGCACTGTTTTGTTATCCCATCattttctatttcttttctGCAGACCCAAAAGATAAACAGGCAAAGGATAGAATGTACGGCTTATCTCCACTGCCTGGGCCATCATTTTATCATCCGAATACtttgttgttttatttatttattttagcaTTAAGTAGGTGGTCAATAtcttaatccaacggtccagagtACATAAGCCAAAACGGGGAGTGGTACCATTCGTAATTCCTCTCAAACTCACGGGCAACTGTAAGACATCAACAGTCATAATTTCCCGTTATACCCTCAACCGTACGGTTCCGCTTCCCCGCTTCTATAAATCGCCTACCCCAGCCAAACCCACACCCCACGCCTTTTGCCTTTCCGTCTGCTGCTCTCTGCACTCGTcgtcctcctctctctctctctctctcccctagggttagggtttctctGTCCTTTCTCAACATTTGCTCTCACTCTTTGTGCTTCAATGGAGGAGCAAAAGGTACAGAAAGGCGTGGCCGCCGAGAAGGTCGCACCCGTGTCCCCCATCTCTGTCACGGAGTGCTACCCTCGTCTCTCGATCAAGGCACCCAAGGGCGAAGACGCCATCAAGTTCTACGAGACCGTCTTCGGCGCCGTGGAGCTTGAGCGTGAGAGTGATCTCAAGCGCAAGGCTGACCAGGAGCGTCCCTTCATCTACAATGCTAAGCTCAAGCTTGGGTCCTTCACCTTCCTTGTGACTGAGTCTGACTCGATTGTTGACTCCGGTGACGCCGCGTACGTATCGTTCTCTCTCGCTctgcttttttttcctcctttactttaaagtaattgtTATTACTGTTAGATCTGGAATCCACTGTTTGCTTTGTTGTGTGTGTAGTTTTCGATttactactatattttttttctatttttagttGAATTTTTAATCATATTCTTTACTGTTTACTCTTCATTTTTAGCTATTTATATAAAATTCTTTTACATTTCTATGAAGATGTGGTCTATATGCGTGGATCTATTTCTTGCACTTGATTTTTTTGTAGACGTGATAAATTTTCTTGGTTTACCAGAGCTCTGGCTGACGGTGGTTTTAAGCATCTGTTGCTTACTGTTGGGGACGTCGATGCGGCTGTGTCCAAGGCGGTCCAGGCGGGAGCTGCGGCGGTTGGGGAGATCAAAGCTGGTGGTGCTTTCTTTGGCGACGAGCAGCGTTGGGCTCAGATTAAGGATCCTTTCGGCATTAACTGGTTCTTCGTCACCCCCCTTGAGAAGAAGGCGTCTGTGGCCGAAGCCCCGGTTACCGTCTGATTCCATCTCGCCCCACCACCACATATCATGACGATGTTTTGGTTTAGATTTTAATCAAATATTTAGACCCTTTATGGACCGTCTGATTCGAAGACTTTAATTGGTTTAGGATTAGGCTAATCGTAGCTTTAGCCTTAATATTTTGATGAAGGAAATGTTTGACTTTATTTGACCGTTGTTATGTGGTTGGATTTTTAGTATTAAATGAGTTCATGGTTGTTCTATGATCCGTCgttttctattaattttttatgttcGTTGTTTTTCTTGTCTTTTTAGCTGTTTGCGTAGTTATTGCACGGTGAAAATTACCTTCTTAGACATTGTTACTTGAGGAGAGAGGTTGGCAATGGTGGGGTAGTATTGACATTCGAACAGTCTGGATAAGGATTGATCAAGGAGAGAGATTGTGTTGCATTCGGATAGGGGCCGGTACGGTTTCAGAGAAAGGAGTAGGTAGACTTTTAGGCTCTGTGTGGTCGAAAGGAAACAAACGTGGTGCTTGTCACGTGTCAATAATCTGGAAGTAGGCGTGTTTACTTTGAAAACGTGGTTAGGCCTCGGGAGGTGCATGTCAAGGGTGGTCTAGAATCCAATCGGTGGTCGGATTCTTTCGTTTGTATCATATGGAGATGGATTCATATGGAGGGTTTTCCagacaacat carries:
- the LOC114827664 gene encoding uncharacterized protein At5g48480 → MEEQKVQKGVAAEKVAPVSPISVTECYPRLSIKAPKGEDAIKFYETVFGAVELERESDLKRKADQERPFIYNAKLKLGSFTFLVTESDSIVDSGDAAALADGGFKHLLLTVGDVDAAVSKAVQAGAAAVGEIKAGGAFFGDEQRWAQIKDPFGINWFFVTPLEKKASVAEAPVTV